The sequence TTTTTAGCCGTGCTTGAAATGCTTCAACAAGAACTGATAGATATACAAATAGGCCTTGGCTTTAATAATTTTTGGATAGCGCCGCGCGCGGCGGTGAATAGAGATTAGTGATTGGAGATTAGTAGGAGGATTTTTCAACCTAATCAACTAATCTCTAATTAACTAATCTCTAAATTACTAACTTAGCCCACGATTTTAATAGACTATGAAACGAGATAAACTGATATTTGAATTGTTAGACGAAGAACAGAACAGGCAGGAAGAAGGCCTGGAACTGATAGCTTCGGAAAATTTTGTGAGCAGGCAGGTGATGGAAGCCGCCGGTTCGGTAGCAACCAATAAATATGCCGAGGGCCTGCCCGGCAAACGCTACTATGGCGGTTGCCAGATTGTTGACGAAATTGAAACAATTGCCATCGACCGTGCAAAACAACTGTTCAATGCCGAGTGGGTGAACGTGCAGCCACATAGCGGCGCGCAGGCCAACGCGGCAGTAATGCTGGCTTGTTTGCAGCCGGGCGATAAAATATTAGGGTTCGATCTTTCGCATGGCGGCCACCTGACCCACGGCTCGCCGGTAAACTTTTCGGGCAAACTGTACAAGCCGTTCTTTTACGGGGTGGTTAAAGAAACCGGCCGTATTGATTACGAACAACTGAAAGCAACTGCCTTGGCAGAGAAACCAAAAATGATCATCTGCGGTGCTTCGGCTTACTCGCGCGATTGGGATTACGAGTTTATCCGTGCCGTGGCTGATGAAATTGGCGCTTTGGTACTGGCCGATATTTCGCACCCCGCAGGTTTAATTGCCCGTGGTTTATTGACCGATCCGCTGCCACATTGCCATATCGTTACTACAACTACTCATAAAACCCTGCGCGGCCCGCGTGGCGGCCTGATCATGATGGGTAAGGATTTTGAAAACCCATGGGGTTTAAAAACACCCAAAGGTGAGGTAAGGATGATGTCGAACCTGCTGGATATGGCGGTTTTCCCGGGTACACAAGGCGGCCCGCTGGAGCATATTATCGCTGCTAAGGCTGTTGCCTTTGGCGAGGCCTTGAGCGAAGGCTATATGAAATATATTGTTCAGGTGAAAAAGAATGCCGAGGCCATGGCTACCGAACTGGTTGCCCGCGGCTACGATATTATTTCGGGCGGTACAGATAATCACCTGATATTGATCGACTTGCGCAATAAAAATATCAGCGGTAAAGCTGCCGAGGCTGCACTTGGCGTGGCCGATATCACCGTGAACAAAAACATGGTGCCTTTTGATGATAAATCACCATTTGTAACCTCGGGTATCCGTATTGGTACCGCCGCGGTAACCACCCGCGGGATGAAGGAAAAGGAAATGGAAAAGATCATTGAACTGATTGATGGTGTAATTAATGCGCCTGAGGATGAACATTCTTTAAAAAAAATACGTAAACATGTACACTCGTTAACCGAGAAATTCCCATTGTACAAATAAGAAAGCAACGTGTCAGCGCATACCCCTATTCCGGCAGACGAGCAGCAAAGGCTTGAAGCACTAAGATCGTACGAGATACTGGATAGTGCACCGGAAAAGGAATACGACGCGATAACACGACTGGCATCATACATTTGCCAAACCCCTGTGGCGTTGATAACGCTGATAGACGGCGACCGCGAATGGATAAAATCAAGGATCGGTATGGAGCATCAAAATTCGCCCCGTACCGATTCTTTTTGTAACTATACCATCCTTGACAGCGTAGTGATGGAGGTGCCCGATGCTGCCGTTGACGAACGGTTTCATGACCATAAAGCAGTAACCGGCGAGCAGGGTGTCCGTTTTTATGCGGGCGCTCCCCTTATCGACGAGAATGGCTACCGCCTGGGCGCCCTGTGTGTAGTTGACCTTGTACCCCGCAACCTTACCGGCGAACAGCGCGACGCGCTGCAAATACTTGCCGCCGAAGTTATATCGCACCTTACCCTGCGCAAGCAAAAGCGCGAGTTGGAAGCCACAGTGCGTAAACAGGAAGAGTTTTTTAAGCTGTTCAATAATTCGCCGGATATCCATTGCATTATCGATGCTGAAAACAAGATCGAGATGATCAATAACGCGGTTACGCCCATTTTGGGTTACGAGCCGCACGAGGCCATCGGGATGCCGGTATGGCATTTCTTCAACAGCCATATCGATCTGCAAAAACTGGTTAATTTAATAGAGCAGCCTGATAAATATAAATCGGCAGAGATCGAATCGGAAATTGCCAGCCGCGCCGGCGAAATACGCTGGATCTGCTGGTCGGTAAGTATGAAGGATAATAAATGGTATACCAGCGGCCGCGATATCACCTATCAAAAGAAACTACTTGCCGAACTGGAGCAACTATCGCTGGTAGCCAATAAGATAGATAATGGCGTGGCCATTATGGATAAAAATAACAAGGCGGTTTGGATAAACAGGGCCTTTACTACCATTACCGGTTTTGAAATTGGCGAAGTGCACGGACTGGAATTAAGCCAGGTGTTAGGAGGTGATTATGACGACCCCGTAATCTTAGCCAAAATAAATGGCCTGCTGAAAGAAAAGAGATCCTTTGAAATAGAACTGCAAATACAAACTAAGGATTGCAGAACGCTTTGGATATCATTTGGCAGTACAGTTGTGCTGGATGAGGAGGGAAATATCGATAAATACATCAAGATATTAATTGACATCACCGCCCGCAAAAATGCCGAACACGATCTGAATATCCTTTCATTCGCGGCACGTAAATCGCCAAGCGGCTTCCTGGTGCGCGATAAGGATTCGAAAGTTACCTGGATGAACGAGGCTTTTGAAAACATTACCGGCTACACACTTAATGAAATGCAGGGCAAGGCCTTTGGCAGCATGCTGATAGGCGAACAAAGCGACCTGGGTGTATTTGAAAAAGCGATTGAACTTACCAGGCAGCATAAGCCTTACGAGGTGGAAATGCTGATCTACAAAAAAGACCGCACCCCTATTTGGGTGTATCTTTCAAACAGCCCGCTGTTTAACGAGGCCGGGCAACTGGAACGCCAGATTGGCGTAATGGTGGATATTACTGAACGGAAACAGCAGGAACAGCAGGTAAAACTACTATCGCTGGTGGCCAGTAACTCGGTAAGCGGGGTGGTTATTAACGACGCTGTTGGCCATGTAGAATGGGTGAACGATGCCTTTACACGCATTACCGGCTATACACTAAAGGATGTAAAGGATTATCACCTGGGCGATGTGCTGAAAGGCGAACTGACCGATGTAAGCATCATCGAGAAAACCCGTGAATTATCAAAAAATAAGCAATCGTTTGAGGTTGATCTGTTGGTATACCGTAAAGACGGGCAGCCGCTGTGGCTATCGGTTATTAACTCGGTGATAGTGAACGCCAGCGGACAGGTTGAAAAATATATAGAGGTACTGATTGACATTACCGCCAAAAAGAAGGCCGAACTGGAACTGATAGCCGCCAAGGAGGAAGCCCTGCAACTGGGCCGCGCCAAGGAGATGTTCATATCGGTAATGAGCCATGAGATACGTACGCCGCTGAACGCGGTGATCGGTATATCGCACCTGTTGCTAAAGGATAATGCCCTGGCCGCGCAGAAGGAAAATTTGAACGTGCTGAAATTCTCGGCCGATAACCTGATGATGCTGATAAACGATGTGCTTGACTTTACCAAGATGGAAACCGGTAACGTTCAGCTGGAAAAGGCCAACATCAACCTGCGCGAAATTGTGCAGGGTGTGGTTGCAACCATGCAGTTTAAGGCGGTTGAGAAAGGCATATACGTTAAGCAGCACATAGATAAAGGCATCCCCGAAGAAGTGGTTGGCGATAGCGCGCGCCTGGTGCAAATATTGCTTAACCTGGCCAGCAACGCCGTTAAATTTACCAATGAAGGCGGCATCAGTATAGATTTGAAGCTGGTAGAACAGTCATCTGAAAGTATAAGGATACGATTTGGCGTAACAGATACTGGAATAGGTATTGCACCCGAGAAGATTAACACTATATTTGAGCTGTGGAAACAGGCCGAGGCAGACACTACCCGCAAATATGGCGGTACAGGTTTGGGTTTGGCAATAAGTAAACGTTTGGTCACACTGCACGATTCGAGGATAAATGTGGATAGTGTTGTAGGGCAGGGGTCAACGTTTTGGTTCACGATATCTTTTAAAAAGACTATTGATCACTTAGTAATCAAGAAAAATAAAGTGGAAGAAGGACTGAAAATACATGCGTTGGTGGTAGACGATAACCAGATAAACCGCCTGCTTATTAATAAAGTGCTAAAAAAATGGGGCGCTACTGCCGATTTTGCCGAGAACGGGCAGGAAGCCGTAGATAAAATAAAAGAGAACCGCAACTACGATGTGGTATTGATGGATATCCACATGCCAATAATGGGCGGTTTGGAAGCTACACAAGTAGTAAGGGCCATCCCCGAAGCTTATTACCAGCAATTACCTATCATCGCGCTTACCGCATCGATGCTTAACAGCCAGATGGACCAGATTGGTGGCGCCGGCATGAACGACTACGTGCTGAAGCCGTTTGACCCCAAAACATTGTTCGAAAAACTGAGCCGCTACCAAAAGCAGTAAAATAAAAAAGGCAGGGTATTTTTCAATAAACCTGCCTTAACCAATTATAATTAAACGCTCCTGAGTACTTTTACGAGAATTGTTTTTAAAAGGTTTCGATTTTTTTTAATTATTATTTAAAATATTTCGGGGCTCTTCTACCCGTATTGCTAAGCGATAGCGAAGCATCCCAAACTTTCCATTGTCGCCCAAATCGGGGATTCTTCGCTATCGCTCAGAATGATAGTTTGTTTTTCCGCTGAAGCCTCACCCTACCCTCTCCAGAGGAGAGGGTTCCAAAGTCTCCCCCTTTGGGGGAGATTTAGAGGGGGCTTTCATCGGCATGTCATAAAAACCATTAGAGGCCGCCGGGATTATATTACTCAGAATGACAGTTTGGGAAAATCAGGTCTTCTGCTTTTTCTTTTTAGCAGCCGGGAAAAGTACATTATTCAATATCAGGCGATAGCCTGGTGAATTGGGGTGCAATTTCAGGTCGGTTGGCGGGTCGCCTACCTGGTGCTGGTAATCTTCGGGGTCGTGGCCGCCGTAAAAGGTCCACTGGCCTTTGCCGTATTCGCCGTGGATGTAGCGGGCCTCGTTGCCGGTTTTCATTTCGCCCATAATGGTAACGCCAGGCTTGATGAGGCTTTTGTTGAAGGCGGTAGTAAGGCCCATAAAACCTTTGATCACCTTATCGTGGTTTTGGGTTAGCATGCTGGGCACCACATCCCACTTGGCCGAAAAATCAAACAGGGTGAAGAAATCGCGGGTGCGGTCTACCTGGCGCGAGCGGGTTACGTCAATATTACTGAACCTGTTAGACATCGGGTTCATATCTACAGTAAAATTCTGAAAAGCGAAGGTTTCACTAAAATCCAGTTTGGATTGCGCGTCGGGATCGGCGCCATCGCCATCAAACATGCCCTCGCAAATATCGGTATTGGCCGCGGCCAGGGCTATATCAAACGTATCCGTACCCGAACACATGGCGAACAGGAAGCCTCCATTGCCACAAAAATCGCGGATGTGGCGGGCTACATCCAGTTTCATTTTTGATACCTTTTGGTAACCCAGTTTATGCGCTACGGCCTCGTTATTACGCACATCATCAATATACCATTGCTGAAAACGAAAGCCATTGAAAAATTTGCTGTACTGACCGGTAAAGTCCTCGTGGTGCAGGTGCAGCCAATCGTATTTGCCCAGATCGCCGCGCAGCACTTCTTCATCGTAAAGCAAATCGTAAGGGATCTCGGCATATTTTAGCACCATGGTAACGGCATCGTCCCAGGGCAGGATGCTTTTGGGGGCGTATACCGCCATGCGCGGGGCCTTTTCCAGCTTCACGATATCCATATTTACCGATGGATCGCTCACTTCTGTCATGATCTCGTTTACCTTGGCATCGGCAATTACCTCGTAGCTTACACCACGGATCTTGCATTCGTCTTCCACCTGCTTATCATACTTCAGCATAAAGCTGCCGCCGCGGTAGTTTAGCAGCCAGTCAACCTCCTCGCCCTTTTGCAAAGTCCAGAAGGCTATACCGTACGATTTCAGGTGATCCTTCTGCGCCTCGTCCATAGGCAGCAGCAGCGAAGCCGCGCGTGAACCGGCAGCCATAAGCATCAGCAGAATAAATAAAATACTTTTGGGTAACCGCATAGTTTATCAAAAATAACGAATTGCATCGGAAAGTTATTATAGTGCTACGGGTAATATTCGCAAACCGTCAATTGCGGGGTACGAAGCAATCTCCAAGCATGTTAGGTCTGTACAACTATGATCGATTAGTGTTGTTATTAATGTCAGTCTGCTCATAGCCGCAGGGGCCTATTTCTTTTTCTTGATAAAAAGAAACAAAAATCAAGACAGCGCTAATGCTTCCTTTGCCGCACAGGGCCTTTGCCCGCATCAGGCAAAACCACGGTACGCAAGAATTTGCCCCTGCTCGCACACCCGCTATGCCAACGCTTCAGGCAAATCCGCTTCCCTTTCCCTGCCCGCAGGGCCACCATCGTTTTGCCTGATCTTGCCGGAAGCAAACCGCTGTCGGTAGACCCCTCCCAAACCCTCCCCGAGGGGGAGGGCTTCAAAAGCAAATCCGGGCGGAGCAAAGCTCCGCCCGGATTTACCCCCATTCTTCCTTACTTCCCGACAGCAAAACAGCTTCCGGGTGAAAACGAGCAGAACATGGTGGGCTGTGTGGCGGGAAAGGGCATTAGCTTGGTGCCTGAAGCGAAAGCCTGTGGGTGCGAAGCAGGGGCATCAAGGTTCAGCCCTGTGGTTCTGCTTGTTTTGCAGGGCAAAGGCTTTGTGCGGCAAGGAAGCATTTTTGATGTCTTGATTTTTGGTTACTTTTTATCAAGAAAAAGTAACAGCCCACCCGGCGGCGATTGAGCCGGACTGACGTTCATGGTGCA comes from Mucilaginibacter mali and encodes:
- a CDS encoding serine hydroxymethyltransferase, with the protein product MKRDKLIFELLDEEQNRQEEGLELIASENFVSRQVMEAAGSVATNKYAEGLPGKRYYGGCQIVDEIETIAIDRAKQLFNAEWVNVQPHSGAQANAAVMLACLQPGDKILGFDLSHGGHLTHGSPVNFSGKLYKPFFYGVVKETGRIDYEQLKATALAEKPKMIICGASAYSRDWDYEFIRAVADEIGALVLADISHPAGLIARGLLTDPLPHCHIVTTTTHKTLRGPRGGLIMMGKDFENPWGLKTPKGEVRMMSNLLDMAVFPGTQGGPLEHIIAAKAVAFGEALSEGYMKYIVQVKKNAEAMATELVARGYDIISGGTDNHLILIDLRNKNISGKAAEAALGVADITVNKNMVPFDDKSPFVTSGIRIGTAAVTTRGMKEKEMEKIIELIDGVINAPEDEHSLKKIRKHVHSLTEKFPLYK
- a CDS encoding asparagine synthetase B, which encodes MDEAQKDHLKSYGIAFWTLQKGEEVDWLLNYRGGSFMLKYDKQVEDECKIRGVSYEVIADAKVNEIMTEVSDPSVNMDIVKLEKAPRMAVYAPKSILPWDDAVTMVLKYAEIPYDLLYDEEVLRGDLGKYDWLHLHHEDFTGQYSKFFNGFRFQQWYIDDVRNNEAVAHKLGYQKVSKMKLDVARHIRDFCGNGGFLFAMCSGTDTFDIALAAANTDICEGMFDGDGADPDAQSKLDFSETFAFQNFTVDMNPMSNRFSNIDVTRSRQVDRTRDFFTLFDFSAKWDVVPSMLTQNHDKVIKGFMGLTTAFNKSLIKPGVTIMGEMKTGNEARYIHGEYGKGQWTFYGGHDPEDYQHQVGDPPTDLKLHPNSPGYRLILNNVLFPAAKKKKQKT
- a CDS encoding PAS domain S-box protein; its protein translation is MSAHTPIPADEQQRLEALRSYEILDSAPEKEYDAITRLASYICQTPVALITLIDGDREWIKSRIGMEHQNSPRTDSFCNYTILDSVVMEVPDAAVDERFHDHKAVTGEQGVRFYAGAPLIDENGYRLGALCVVDLVPRNLTGEQRDALQILAAEVISHLTLRKQKRELEATVRKQEEFFKLFNNSPDIHCIIDAENKIEMINNAVTPILGYEPHEAIGMPVWHFFNSHIDLQKLVNLIEQPDKYKSAEIESEIASRAGEIRWICWSVSMKDNKWYTSGRDITYQKKLLAELEQLSLVANKIDNGVAIMDKNNKAVWINRAFTTITGFEIGEVHGLELSQVLGGDYDDPVILAKINGLLKEKRSFEIELQIQTKDCRTLWISFGSTVVLDEEGNIDKYIKILIDITARKNAEHDLNILSFAARKSPSGFLVRDKDSKVTWMNEAFENITGYTLNEMQGKAFGSMLIGEQSDLGVFEKAIELTRQHKPYEVEMLIYKKDRTPIWVYLSNSPLFNEAGQLERQIGVMVDITERKQQEQQVKLLSLVASNSVSGVVINDAVGHVEWVNDAFTRITGYTLKDVKDYHLGDVLKGELTDVSIIEKTRELSKNKQSFEVDLLVYRKDGQPLWLSVINSVIVNASGQVEKYIEVLIDITAKKKAELELIAAKEEALQLGRAKEMFISVMSHEIRTPLNAVIGISHLLLKDNALAAQKENLNVLKFSADNLMMLINDVLDFTKMETGNVQLEKANINLREIVQGVVATMQFKAVEKGIYVKQHIDKGIPEEVVGDSARLVQILLNLASNAVKFTNEGGISIDLKLVEQSSESIRIRFGVTDTGIGIAPEKINTIFELWKQAEADTTRKYGGTGLGLAISKRLVTLHDSRINVDSVVGQGSTFWFTISFKKTIDHLVIKKNKVEEGLKIHALVVDDNQINRLLINKVLKKWGATADFAENGQEAVDKIKENRNYDVVLMDIHMPIMGGLEATQVVRAIPEAYYQQLPIIALTASMLNSQMDQIGGAGMNDYVLKPFDPKTLFEKLSRYQKQ